One region of Centropristis striata isolate RG_2023a ecotype Rhode Island chromosome 3, C.striata_1.0, whole genome shotgun sequence genomic DNA includes:
- the LOC131968727 gene encoding MKRN2 opposite strand protein-like yields MEVPVVRLRHCQKEIFCLAVPEQCPSCGETLMGSRLQEAPVSLPSPFTNAHKTSCCLLITPAHTPETSREFDETSELHTGISNTTGVVYNYTRTGVCKDQSGWERCVSVPLVRPDMFHLLAQWDQYLDRFSEGSMWDPAWHRFDEVDHNCFTFCLRFINGVLEAEGRSSLSRETFTHSFILPRMRRVTKYTTLSRHIQRHQYYMVDRQEDRQED; encoded by the exons ATGGAGGTGCCAGTGGTGCGTCTCCGTCACTGTCAGAAGGAGATTTTCTGCCTGGCGGTGCCGGAGCAGTGTCCCAGCTGTGGGGAGACGCTGATGGGGAGCAGACTGCAGGAGGCACCGGTCAGCCTGCCGTCCCCATTCACCAACGCACACAAGACCTCCTGCTGCCTGCTGatcacacctgcacacacacctgagaccagcag AGAGTTTGACGAGACGTCTGAATTACACACTGGAATCTCCAACACCACAG gagttgTGTACAATTACACCCGTACAGGTGTGTGTAAGGACCAGAGTGGGTGGGAGCGCTGTGTCAGCGTTCCTCTGGTCCGACCCGACATGTTCCACCTGCTGGCTCAGTGGGACCAGTACCTGGACCGCTTCTCTGAGGGGTCAATGTGGGACCCCGCCTGGCATAG gtTCGATGAGGTGGACCATAACTGCTTCACGTTCTGTCTGCGGTTTATAAACGGCGTGCTTGAGGCGGAGGGGCGGAGCTCTCTGAGCAGAGAGACCTTCACTCACAGCTTCATCCTACCGAGAATGAGGAGGGTCACCAAGTACACCACGCTGTCCCGACACATCCAGAGACACCAGTACTACATggtggacagacaggaggacagacaggaggactgA